The following coding sequences are from one Tachysurus vachellii isolate PV-2020 chromosome 7, HZAU_Pvac_v1, whole genome shotgun sequence window:
- the pop7 gene encoding ribonuclease P protein subunit p20: MAEPRSQVSASLSQKSMGFSTSEGPATEMDPVEYTLRKRLPRKLPKRRNDVYINMKTDFKAQLARCQKLLDGGAGHREICIHGLGLAINRAINIALQLQAFSQGALQLAANTSTVELIDDLEPDDPDEAGEPLTRTRNNSAIHIKVFYANA, encoded by the coding sequence ATGGCAGAGCCTCGAAGTCAGGTCTCAGCTTCTTTGTCCCAGAAGTCCATGGGATTTTCAACCTCGGAGGGTCCAGCAACAGAGATGGACCCGGTAGAATACACCCTCCGCAAGAGGCTGCCCAGGAAGCTACCAAAGCGGCGCAATGATGTCTACATCAACATGAAGACTGATTTCAAGGCCCAGTTGGCCAGATGTCAGAAGCTGCTGGATGGCGGTGCAGGCCACAGGGAGATCTGCATTCATGGCCTTGGACTTGCTATCAATCGGGCAATTAACATCGCTCTGCAGCTGCAGGCCTTCAGTCAGGGGGCACTTCAGCTTGCTGCCAACACCTCCACTGTAGAGCTCATAGATGATCTAGAACCTGATGATCCAGATGAAGCCGGAGAACCACTAACACGCACACGCAACAACTCTGCCATTCACATCAAAGTGTTTTACGCCAATGCATAA